The DNA segment GCTATACCTTAAACCGCCCTTTTCTAAATTCAATTCAGATTTAATTCTACGATTTACCCATTCTGCTAATGCTTCTGCAACTTCTACAGCTAAGCCATGAAGATAGTATGCATCTGTATACTTGTCTTCTTTGTTCCATTGTTCAATAATTTCTGCAACCTTATTTCCAACAGTTACAGATTGAAATGCAACAACATCATCATCACCAAAATAATCAGTTAAACAAAGATGGTCGGGTTTTGTAGAACGTGGAAATTCTAACTCCACATCATCCCCATGAGGATTTTCAACCAATAATTTTCTATTCTTGTTGTGACATTTGAAATAGCCATAAACAACTTCAGGCTCAAATAATTTATCTCGAAGAATTCTCATCTTCCATTCAGTTAGTAATTGTTCATGTTCATCTTCTGATTCAGAACCAGCTTTTCCTCTCAAGCCCCAAGATAATTTGAAAAGAGATTTTTTATCAATCAATGCCCAAACTTCACCCATATTGATCTGATCTAATTTTAATCGAATTGGCTCCCCAATAATTTTAGGAGTAGGAATAGTAACTGGCGTAATTTTACTTTTTGGAAGTGTGTCAGGATCTACTGTTGCAGTAGACTTTTCTTTCCAATTTTCTAATTTTTCTTTCCACTCAGCTAAAAGTTTTGGTTTGTCATCAGAAATTAAAATATCCATGGTTTTGAGCCCTTCAAACATAGTATTGCAATAAAATACTCCTGATTCATAAATCCCATCTTCTTTTGCAATTCGGTTAATGTAATTGCTGTTGATTGCAGCACCACCACAAAGAATTGGAATGGTCATGTTATTTTTTCTTGCATGTTCTACAAAGAATTTCATCTGTTTCGAAGTAGATACCAACAATGCAGATAACCCAATTGCATCAGGATTTGTTTCATCAATCTTTTCAAGAAATTTTTGCAGCGGTACTTGTTTCCCCAAATCATGTACAGTGTATCCATTATTTTGAAAAATTGTCTTTACAAGGTTTTTTCCAATGTCATGTACATCACCATAAACAGTACCTAAAACAAGTACGCCCTTGCTGGTTCCCTCTTCTTTGACCAAATATTTCTCCAGTTCTCCAACTGCAGCCTTCATACATTCTGCAGATTTTAGAACAAAGGGCAGAATCAGTTCACCAGCACCAAATTTGTCACCAACCTCTTTCATGGCAGGAAGTAAATCTTCATTGAGAGTTTTGATTGCACCATCGTGAGTTACATCTTTGGAAGCATCTAATGACAAAGTTCCCGCAGTGTCTTTAATAATTTCATTTTGTCCAAGTTTTTCTGCTATGGCAGATACCACATCATTTTGAATTCCATCTTTGAGCCTATTTACAATTCTGAAGTTAGCACGTTTTCCTGCAGGCCACGATGGATCCACATCCACCTTCTTTGATGCAGTACCACTTTGAGGTCCTGCATTTTCAAAGTAAGTAATCAAGTCTGCCAAAGCATTTGGATGAGTGTTAAAGATTAGATCTTCTGCTAGTTTTTTCTCTTTTTCGTCAATTTCACCATATGGAATAATCTCTTTTGCGTTAACTATTGCAGTATCAAGACCAGTTTTGACTGCATGATACAAGAAAACAGAATTTAGAATTTTTCTGGCATATGGTGCCAAACCAAAACTAATGTTACTTAGTCCCAATGTAGTAAAGGCATTAGGAAATTTTTCTTTAACTAATCTAATTCCTTCAAGTGTATTTTTTCCTGCATCAATAAATTCATCTTCTCCTGTTGCCAAAGTAAATGTAAGAACATCAAAAATAAACTGTTCAATTTTCAAGCCATATTTTTTTCCTGTTTCATAAAGCAATTCTGCAGTGTCAATTTTTTGTTGCGGAGTTTTTGCCATTCCATCAGGGCCAATACACAAAGCAATTGCAGGCAAACCATATTTTGCCATGATAGGAGCAAGTTTTTCAAATCTACTTCCATCACCTTCAAGGTTTATGGAATTAATTATTGGCCTTCCAGGGATCTGAGTAACTGCAGCCTCAATGACTTCAGGATCTGTAGAATCAATTACTAGCGGCGCATCAATTTCTAAGCTTAATCGTTTTACCAAATTTAGCATAAACTCGCGTTCATCCGCACGTTCGGTAGTTGCAACACAAACATCAAGACAATGTGCACCATCCTCAACTTGCATTCGCCCTAAATCAACCAAGCCATCATAATCATCATCAAGAACCAGTTTCTTAGCTTTACGAGAACCTTGAGTATTGATCCTCTCACCAATAATTAGAGGTGGAGGAACTTGCTTAAGATCAACTGCCTTTAATGCCGAACTTACTCTAGGAACTGTCAATGTTATAAAATCACACCTGTTTTTGTAAATACTTAACCCTTGACGGAGTTGGCTTTTTCGTCAATTACTCTCCTCAAGGCTTTGATATGTTCAGGATTTGTACCACAACAACCGCCAATGATTCGAACTTTTTTGTATTCATTAAGAAAATCGCCTAATGCGGCACCCATCTTTTCAGGAGTCATCTTGTAAACTGCTTGACCACCATCATTTTCAGGCATGCCAGCATTTGGAACAACTAGTACATTATGTTCATTTTGTTCATCTAGCCATCTAACACTAGGAGTCATTTCAATTGGGCCAGTGGAACAATTTAATCCAAACACGTCAATGCCCATGTCTGATACAGTGGTGTATGCAGCTTGAATATTTGTTCCAAGTAACATCTTTCCATATTGATCTAAAGTAGTGTTTGCAATTATTGGAACTTTTTTACCAGTTTTTTTAATAGCATTATGACATGCCTCAATTACCAATTTCACTTCCAGAATGTCTTGACTAGTCTCAATAAGCAATGCATCAACGCCTCCAAGAATCAACCCCTCAGCTTGTAACTCAAATGCTTCTCGAATTTCATCAAGAGATTTTTGACCCAAATCAGGATCATTTGAACTTGGAAGATATCCTGTAGGGCCCATCGAACCAATCACGTATCGAGGTTTATCAGTATATTCATTACACACTTCAGATGCAAGTGTGGCAATTTTTTTATTAAATTCAACAGTTTGATCACCAAAGCCATATTCATCAAGTTTAATTTTGTTTGAACCAAAAGAATTTGTTTCAATGCAATCTGCTCCAGCGTCCAGATAATTTCTATGAATTTCTTTTATCCATTCAGGATGAGTAATAACTAAACCGTCGTTAAACCCATCTTGATTATTTGGAAAATCCTCAGGTTTAGGATCATGTCTTTGAATTTCAGTTCCCATTGCACCATCAAATAATAAAATTCTATTTTTTATTGCATCAAGAAATGGTTCTTTTTCTGTCAATTTAATTTCAAGACGTTCTTGGACAGTTTAACTCTTTTCAGAAAAAACCACAAAGAAGAGTAGTATTGATACGTATGTTGAAATTAGGCAAAAAGTAATTTGATGTGGATTTATGCAAAAGTTACATGTTAACAATCTAGTTCGTACTGCCACCTTTTTTCAACATGCTGGAATTTCCATAATCTTTGTTTTCATGCCTGTTATTGCAAAAGGCGTTACAGAATCAGTTTTTGAGATTGGGCTTTTAGTAGCATCATTTAGTTTTGCCCAAATTTTATCCGAAATTTATTTTGGAAGACACTCAGACAAGAAAGGAACCAGGCTCAAATTCATTAGAATTGGCTTCATCGGCTGTGCTATAGCATTTGGATTACACTATTTTGCAGATGATCTAGGGATGTTTTTCTTGGTAAGAATTGCAGCAGGTGTTGCTAGTGGAATTATGATTCCTGCAATGATTGCATATACTTATGAGGCAAACATTGACAAAAAGAGAGCAGCAACTGTAATTTCATTTCATGCATTAGGATGGCTTGCCGGAATTGCAGCAGCAGGAATTGCAAATGATCTACGACTAATTTTCTTGATAAGTGCTGCTTCATTTGTGATTGGATTGTTATTCACAATCAAATTACCAAATCCACAACAAGTAAAAGAACTGACTCCGGGAACTACAAAAAAGGTTATCGTAAAAAACAAGTTTCTGTTCTCATCTTTATTACTAAGACATATTGGAGCAGCAGCTGTCTGGACCATCCTTCCAATAATGTTAATGGAGAAATTAGGTGCAGAACTTTATCAAATATCAATTGTATATGTTGCAAACACATTGACTGCTTTTATTTTGATGAATGTAATGGCAAGTAAAATCCATCTATCAAATGTTACGAAATTTCAAATCGGCATAGGCTTTACAACATTTGTGTTTGTAGGATTATCAATGATTACAGACTGGTGGATGGCGATGCCATTTATGTCACTAGTTGGTGCAACATGGGCATTTTTGTTTATTGGTGGAAATTTCCATCTTATGGATAACAATCCACGTTCAACATCAACTGGAATATTTAGTTCAACATTATCCATTGCAACAGTTGTAGGTCCAGTAGTTGCAGGAAGTATTGCATTCCTATTTGATTATACAGCAGTAATGTATTTTGCAATTGTAATTATTGTATGTGCATTTGGAGTATCACTAAAGATTAGAAAATAAAAAGAAAAAGAAAGTTTGAACTGTTTTACTATTTTTTGATGTTATCAGGAGCCTAATGGATCTTTTTGGTCATCATCCAAGTCATCAAGATAGTCTGCTATCTCTTCTGAACAAGGATCTACACCATTACCACATTCATCAACGGTTTGTTGAATCCAGCCTTCATAGACATTAGGAATTGCAAGAACTCCTTGTCCTCCCATTCCAGCATAACCAATTACAGGATCATCAATTGTTGTCTTAAACTCTTTAGTTAAGATGATTTTTCCTGCAATTTCTGCATCATATCCGTCTTTTGGATCAACTACAATTAGTGCATTTGAGAATTTGTTGGAAATATATGCATAGTATCCACCATCTTCTTGTGCACCCCATTGTACACCATGGCATCCAGGATCACAAGGAAGTACAGATACAATTTCATCAATTGATGTATCTACAACAGTTATTGCTGGACCAGTAGGTCCAATTAAATTGGCTGTAACCATCCATTTGTCATCAGGACTAACTGGAGTTTGAATTGGAAGTGCTACACCTACTTCAAGCAAATCAATTTGATGAGTAATTTCTGCATCATCAATATCAATTACACTTAGAGTATTTCCAAGGAAATCAGCAGTATAATATTTTTCAGTACTTCCAAGCATTCCTGTTGCAATTGGTGCAATAAGAACAGATCCTCCACCAGTATGTTCTGCCTTGACAGATGTGTTATCTTCAAGGTTTACAATTGTAGAACTTAGGCTAAGAAAGTCTGGAGTTACCACATACTTACCATCACTACTAATCCAGTGACCATGAGGATGAGATGAATCGCCTGTAGAGATTTGTCTTGTAATCTCATAGGTAGTTGGATCAAGTTCGTTGATTGTTTCCTCACCATTCATTGCAATGTAGATTTTTCCAGTTTCTGGAGAAGTCATTACATGTGATGGGGATTGGCCAACAAAGTTGTCTTTAATCATTTCACCTGTTTCTCTGTCAATTACAACCATTCTAGAATCAAACCATTGTGTTTGATACACTACTTCATTTTTAGAATCAGTCCACATGTTATGTGGATGGTTCATGTTGATTTCAGGAAGTGCAATTTTTTGATCAATACTCCAGTCGTTTGCATTAACTACAGTAATGGTTCCAGGTTTATCATTTGGTGTTCCAGGATGATTCTTGTTTACAGTTTGTTCAAACTGTGTATTTACCCAGATTTCACCTACACCTTTTTGAAGTGGAGCCTGTCTGTCAGCATTTGTAATTGGAACATTAGAATCTAATGCAGCACCTAATATCACATCTGGTGCGCCACCTGTGGAATTTGTGATTCCCAATGCAGTGGCTAATCCAATTAGACTAGCAGTATCAGTGTGTAATGCAGCTACTACTTGTTCTGAGTTTGTAGTAACTAATGCAGGTACCACATTTACTTCCCAATTATCTTGGTTGTAATCTTTCCAGTTTGACGGATCAGAGATTACATAAAAGTCCTTTAACAATTCTAATGGCAAAGCATTAACGGGTCCAAGAGTTACTGGGAATTCCATATCATTAGTAACAGGATCAGGATACCTTGTTAGAATAGTCAAGTCATCAGACAAATCAAGTAAAGGCAATGTTGCACCACCAAGTGTAGATGATTTTACATTAGTTGTTGGATCATCAACAATTACAGCACTTATCATGTATGGGTGTATTTGACAAACAAAAACGTACAATCCAGGCTCATCAAGTGTTGCTGCAGAGCCGTCGGAATTTGTCAAGAATGTAGAACCTCTAATACCTAATTGAGTATCAAAGAAAGCTACAGGAACATCGTTTGTAAGTAATCCATTACCTCCCAATGGGGAAGCTGCTGTAGGCCAGATCAATGAAGTAATAGTATGCTTTGTCTGAGAATCTTTCATGTTGAAAATCACTGTTTCGCCAGGATTAATTATTGCAAGTGATCGTCCCAAGGTATCACCAAATGCGGGTGAAATAACT comes from the Candidatus Nitrosopumilus sediminis genome and includes:
- a CDS encoding dihydropteroate synthase — translated: MTVPRVSSALKAVDLKQVPPPLIIGERINTQGSRKAKKLVLDDDYDGLVDLGRMQVEDGAHCLDVCVATTERADEREFMLNLVKRLSLEIDAPLVIDSTDPEVIEAAVTQIPGRPIINSINLEGDGSRFEKLAPIMAKYGLPAIALCIGPDGMAKTPQQKIDTAELLYETGKKYGLKIEQFIFDVLTFTLATGEDEFIDAGKNTLEGIRLVKEKFPNAFTTLGLSNISFGLAPYARKILNSVFLYHAVKTGLDTAIVNAKEIIPYGEIDEKEKKLAEDLIFNTHPNALADLITYFENAGPQSGTASKKVDVDPSWPAGKRANFRIVNRLKDGIQNDVVSAIAEKLGQNEIIKDTAGTLSLDASKDVTHDGAIKTLNEDLLPAMKEVGDKFGAGELILPFVLKSAECMKAAVGELEKYLVKEEGTSKGVLVLGTVYGDVHDIGKNLVKTIFQNNGYTVHDLGKQVPLQKFLEKIDETNPDAIGLSALLVSTSKQMKFFVEHARKNNMTIPILCGGAAINSNYINRIAKEDGIYESGVFYCNTMFEGLKTMDILISDDKPKLLAEWKEKLENWKEKSTATVDPDTLPKSKITPVTIPTPKIIGEPIRLKLDQINMGEVWALIDKKSLFKLSWGLRGKAGSESEDEHEQLLTEWKMRILRDKLFEPEVVYGYFKCHNKNRKLLVENPHGDDVELEFPRSTKPDHLCLTDYFGDDDVVAFQSVTVGNKVAEIIEQWNKEDKYTDAYYLHGLAVEVAEALAEWVNRRIKSELNLEKGGLRYSWGFPSCPDVTQHHLVWKLLQPEKSGMTLTESGQIIPEQSTAAIVVHHPDAKYFVL
- a CDS encoding homocysteine S-methyltransferase family protein, encoding MTEKEPFLDAIKNRILLFDGAMGTEIQRHDPKPEDFPNNQDGFNDGLVITHPEWIKEIHRNYLDAGADCIETNSFGSNKIKLDEYGFGDQTVEFNKKIATLASEVCNEYTDKPRYVIGSMGPTGYLPSSNDPDLGQKSLDEIREAFELQAEGLILGGVDALLIETSQDILEVKLVIEACHNAIKKTGKKVPIIANTTLDQYGKMLLGTNIQAAYTTVSDMGIDVFGLNCSTGPIEMTPSVRWLDEQNEHNVLVVPNAGMPENDGGQAVYKMTPEKMGAALGDFLNEYKKVRIIGGCCGTNPEHIKALRRVIDEKANSVKG
- a CDS encoding MFS transporter is translated as MQKLHVNNLVRTATFFQHAGISIIFVFMPVIAKGVTESVFEIGLLVASFSFAQILSEIYFGRHSDKKGTRLKFIRIGFIGCAIAFGLHYFADDLGMFFLVRIAAGVASGIMIPAMIAYTYEANIDKKRAATVISFHALGWLAGIAAAGIANDLRLIFLISAASFVIGLLFTIKLPNPQQVKELTPGTTKKVIVKNKFLFSSLLLRHIGAAAVWTILPIMLMEKLGAELYQISIVYVANTLTAFILMNVMASKIHLSNVTKFQIGIGFTTFVFVGLSMITDWWMAMPFMSLVGATWAFLFIGGNFHLMDNNPRSTSTGIFSSTLSIATVVGPVVAGSIAFLFDYTAVMYFAIVIIVCAFGVSLKIRK
- a CDS encoding multicopper oxidase domain-containing protein, whose protein sequence is MKRTQIMILTTVILSITLASVFTINFEKTDTTTYENVDVPLFAAEALPNGAHHTIKMEAVKMPDGMYAYRMVEYDLDGSDLVANGIFDTDPSIPGPTIVMTEGDTANITLTNKACDENFVDGGVGSAETFFIGMHTHGVHYDISDDATYDRVNGAETSAAECNSSVEYTWDAGLGTAGTWPYHDHTFSQNEVGAEDVGLFGTVIVNPANGNVDGFVNSGTGNIDKIKVDDIEKEFILWMVSSDVLGQSIFYGMEIDNQNGGKQTPLWVNPTLYASDGAKVRYHVLGIGDETHAFHLHGHRWVESQGGSADIIDVKEITPLQRHTFLVEVSDNQNGIDGTEGWMYHCHFFNHMEQGMSGMMMVLEGDDTLPDVGAVFTLSDEPGLWMKTLNAGIADDLDEALAPANSIFTSLGLPTVDPRPGTGFPLDYLKVISPAFGDTLGRSLAIINPGETVIFNMKDSQTKHTITSLIWPTAASPLGGNGLLTNDVPVAFFDTQLGIRGSTFLTNSDGSAATLDEPGLYVFVCQIHPYMISAVIVDDPTTNVKSSTLGGATLPLLDLSDDLTILTRYPDPVTNDMEFPVTLGPVNALPLELLKDFYVISDPSNWKDYNQDNWEVNVVPALVTTNSEQVVAALHTDTASLIGLATALGITNSTGGAPDVILGAALDSNVPITNADRQAPLQKGVGEIWVNTQFEQTVNKNHPGTPNDKPGTITVVNANDWSIDQKIALPEINMNHPHNMWTDSKNEVVYQTQWFDSRMVVIDRETGEMIKDNFVGQSPSHVMTSPETGKIYIAMNGEETINELDPTTYEITRQISTGDSSHPHGHWISSDGKYVVTPDFLSLSSTIVNLEDNTSVKAEHTGGGSVLIAPIATGMLGSTEKYYTADFLGNTLSVIDIDDAEITHQIDLLEVGVALPIQTPVSPDDKWMVTANLIGPTGPAITVVDTSIDEIVSVLPCDPGCHGVQWGAQEDGGYYAYISNKFSNALIVVDPKDGYDAEIAGKIILTKEFKTTIDDPVIGYAGMGGQGVLAIPNVYEGWIQQTVDECGNGVDPCSEEIADYLDDLDDDQKDPLGS